Proteins encoded together in one Candidatus Rokuibacteriota bacterium window:
- a CDS encoding TatD family hydrolase: protein MIIDSHCHLHDPAFEDLRGALARAAEHGVWGAVAVGCDQQTNARTLETAVGNGKTVWPAMGFHPDWVQLGDQDLDQVEAQVAAHHSRLVALGEVGLPWYCLEGATDAAGFMTRGRQRLNRLLVLAERYDLPVILHAPHGAAVGALAALKARGIERAVFHWHKAPAEVTRDIVDAGYLVSVTPEVVYRGRDRALVEAVPLESLLVESDGPWPYQGEFAGVPSGPWLVSRVAEEVAKIKGLPVDEVTYQISANTCRLFDLVCS from the coding sequence TGCGCGGCGCGCTCGCCCGCGCGGCGGAGCACGGCGTCTGGGGCGCCGTCGCGGTCGGCTGCGACCAGCAGACGAATGCGCGCACCCTCGAAACCGCGGTCGGAAACGGCAAGACCGTCTGGCCCGCGATGGGCTTCCACCCGGACTGGGTCCAGCTGGGCGACCAGGACCTCGATCAGGTCGAGGCGCAGGTGGCGGCGCACCACTCGCGTCTGGTCGCGCTCGGCGAGGTCGGGCTGCCGTGGTACTGCCTCGAGGGCGCGACGGACGCCGCCGGGTTCATGACGCGGGGTCGCCAGCGGCTCAACCGGCTCTTGGTACTTGCCGAGCGCTACGACTTGCCGGTCATCCTGCACGCCCCGCACGGCGCGGCAGTGGGCGCGCTCGCGGCGCTCAAGGCCCGCGGCATCGAGCGCGCCGTCTTCCACTGGCACAAGGCGCCCGCCGAGGTGACCCGCGACATCGTGGATGCCGGGTATCTCGTGTCCGTGACGCCCGAGGTGGTCTATCGCGGGCGGGATCGCGCGCTGGTCGAGGCCGTGCCGCTCGAATCGCTCCTCGTCGAGAGCGACGGGCCGTGGCCCTACCAGGGCGAGTTCGCGGGGGTGCCGTCCGGACCGTGGCTCGTCTCGCGGGTGGCCGAGGAGGTCGCCAAGATCAAGGGCCTGCCGGTCGACGAGGTCACGTACCAGATTTCGGCCAACACCTGCCGGCTCTTCGACCTCGTATGCTCCTGA